The Mycolicibacterium monacense genome contains the following window.
ATGACCGGCCCACCCGCACCGCGGGCAGCTCGCCGTTGTGCACCAGGCGATACACCGTCATCTTGCTGACCCTCATCAGGCTCGCCACTTCGGCGACCGTGAGGAATTGAGCCCGTGGCTGTTGGCCGTCGGCGCCGCTTTCCCTCTTACCGCCAGCCGAATCACGTGCCGATGGCCCGTTCATAGACGTCATCGCAACCCAATCCATCAGGCGCGGGCAGTTCCAGCGGCTTCCCCACCGCTGGCACCGACCCGTGCATACACGAGGAGAATAGCGTGGCGGATGGG
Protein-coding sequences here:
- a CDS encoding helix-turn-helix domain-containing protein; amino-acid sequence: MTSMNGPSARDSAGGKRESGADGQQPRAQFLTVAEVASLMRVSKMTVYRLVHNGELPAVRVGRSFRVHAKAVHDMLESSYFDAG